One region of Mesobacillus boroniphilus genomic DNA includes:
- a CDS encoding DUF2500 domain-containing protein, with protein MMVETQGDFLFSIGPIFIGAVFILVFGVIIFTIIQGIGTWSKNNQSPRVNTNAKVVTKRTSVRGGGETRARSIYFVTFELDSGDRLELQVDGQEYGQLVEGDHGDLNFQGTRYLGFTRRAN; from the coding sequence ATGATGGTAGAAACACAGGGTGATTTTCTGTTTTCTATTGGCCCTATTTTTATAGGAGCGGTATTTATTTTGGTTTTTGGAGTAATTATATTTACTATTATTCAAGGCATTGGGACCTGGAGTAAGAATAACCAGTCACCTCGCGTGAATACAAATGCAAAGGTCGTCACGAAAAGAACAAGTGTGCGCGGAGGTGGAGAAACTAGAGCGCGAAGCATTTATTTTGTGACATTTGAATTGGACAGCGGCGACAGACTCGAACTTCAAGTTGATGGCCAGGAATATGGGCAGCTGGTTGAAGGAGATCATGGCGACCTCAACTTTCAAGGAACGCGCTATTTGGGATTTACAAGACGTGCCAATTAG
- a CDS encoding GyrI-like domain-containing protein translates to MPEVKQLPEMKLVGIRVLCPGDQYIIEIPKASKRLSERIDEIANVVNPALQYGAFVVEHSSNEEDGYWVCVEVTEFGGIPDDMVALTIPAQMYAVSRHIGANDKIRQAYNELHQWIEANGYQRLTAKWHLEAFHEWSDPANIDVELLDTVAFEV, encoded by the coding sequence ATGCCTGAAGTAAAGCAGTTACCGGAAATGAAGTTGGTGGGGATCCGGGTGTTGTGTCCTGGTGACCAGTATATCATCGAGATCCCGAAAGCTTCGAAGCGGTTAAGCGAACGAATAGATGAAATTGCGAATGTGGTGAATCCAGCTTTGCAGTATGGAGCTTTTGTTGTCGAACATAGCTCTAACGAGGAAGATGGATATTGGGTATGTGTTGAAGTAACAGAATTTGGAGGAATCCCTGATGACATGGTTGCCCTAACCATACCTGCTCAAATGTACGCAGTTTCCAGACATATAGGAGCCAATGATAAAATCAGACAGGCATATAACGAGCTGCATCAATGGATTGAAGCTAACGGATATCAGAGATTAACGGCTAAATGGCATTTGGAGGCCTTTCATGAATGGTCTGATCCTGCCAATATAGATGTGGAACTTTTGGATACAGTAGCTTTTGAAGTGTGA